A stretch of the Gemmatirosa kalamazoonensis genome encodes the following:
- a CDS encoding YybH family protein: MIARHARAVVALAALVLVVPEARAQGGAACAPSDSAAEATIRTRLADWVEATNRGDRAAARDVWAPAVVGWFPSAAVFGDSAAFAEAGLTFDRSAPPSATTFELRIDQVDVGGRMAAVHDVWTETRRLPGGRSVRRVIRGSELWRCSADGKWRIARYVSAPEPWAVVR; encoded by the coding sequence GTGATCGCACGACACGCGCGCGCAGTCGTGGCGCTGGCCGCACTCGTCCTCGTGGTCCCGGAAGCGCGCGCACAAGGCGGCGCCGCGTGCGCGCCTTCGGACAGCGCCGCCGAAGCGACGATCCGCACGCGGCTCGCCGATTGGGTCGAGGCGACGAATCGCGGCGACCGTGCCGCCGCGCGCGACGTGTGGGCACCGGCCGTCGTCGGCTGGTTTCCGAGTGCGGCGGTGTTCGGCGACAGTGCCGCGTTCGCGGAGGCGGGGCTCACGTTCGACCGGTCCGCGCCGCCATCGGCGACCACGTTCGAGCTGCGGATCGATCAGGTGGACGTCGGCGGTCGCATGGCGGCGGTGCACGACGTGTGGACGGAGACGCGACGACTCCCGGGCGGTCGCAGCGTCCGGCGCGTGATCCGGGGCTCCGAGCTGTGGCGCTGCTCCGCGGACGGGAAATGGCGCATCGCCAGATACGTCAGCGCGCCCGAGCCGTGGGCGGTCGTTCGCTAG
- a CDS encoding DUF3592 domain-containing protein encodes MRSDTALPTGATAAAQRSGLEYAGLALVALFLLVMVGIPIFAGLRNVWRAAASSGWPTTEGVVVDAVDVASTERDRDADGGVRETRMTNGRVTVQYRLGGRTYTTQTLHFGEWAASGDATWAQLRLLRHPVGARVRVSYAPRDPGLAVVHPGLTPLVLLLPGIGLGLLTVLLAARHARDRPGGSLLPLVAGVLGVAGLALLGVGVRRLWRAHASARWPSVPGVIVFGPGAADYVARRDAVPLVYRYAVDGHTYFNNVRAFGQLAAARATRGGGWVERVEARYPAGARVVVRHAPGHPELSVLEPGIAREAWLLPAAGAVLLLVALAASRAATGTTDT; translated from the coding sequence ATGCGCTCCGACACCGCGCTCCCGACGGGGGCGACCGCTGCGGCGCAGCGCTCGGGCCTCGAGTACGCAGGCCTGGCCCTGGTCGCGCTCTTCCTGCTCGTGATGGTCGGCATTCCCATCTTCGCGGGACTGCGCAACGTGTGGCGCGCCGCGGCGAGCAGCGGCTGGCCCACGACCGAGGGCGTCGTCGTCGACGCCGTCGATGTCGCATCGACGGAGCGAGATCGCGACGCGGATGGGGGCGTGCGCGAGACGCGCATGACGAACGGCCGCGTGACCGTGCAGTACCGGCTCGGCGGGCGGACCTACACCACGCAGACGTTGCACTTCGGCGAGTGGGCCGCCTCGGGCGATGCGACGTGGGCGCAGCTGCGCCTGCTGCGCCACCCCGTCGGTGCGCGGGTGCGCGTGTCGTACGCTCCGCGCGACCCGGGGCTCGCCGTCGTCCACCCCGGCCTCACCCCGCTCGTGCTTCTGCTGCCGGGGATCGGGCTCGGCCTGCTGACGGTCCTGCTGGCGGCGCGCCACGCACGCGACCGCCCCGGCGGCTCGCTGCTCCCGCTCGTCGCCGGCGTGCTCGGCGTCGCGGGCCTCGCGCTGCTCGGCGTCGGCGTCCGTCGGCTCTGGCGCGCGCACGCGAGCGCGCGCTGGCCATCGGTGCCCGGCGTCATCGTCTTCGGCCCGGGCGCGGCGGACTACGTGGCGCGCCGCGACGCCGTGCCGCTCGTCTACCGATACGCGGTGGACGGGCACACGTACTTCAACAACGTGCGCGCGTTCGGGCAGCTCGCGGCGGCGCGCGCCACGCGCGGCGGTGGGTGGGTGGAGCGCGTCGAGGCGCGCTACCCTGCGGGGGCGAGGGTGGTCGTGCGCCATGCCCCCGGACATCCGGAGCTGTCGGTGCTGGAGCCGGGGATCGCGCGGGAGGCGTGGCTGCTCCCGGCCGCTGGTGCCGTGCTCCTGCTCGTCGCCCTCGCCGCCTCGCGCGCGGCGACGGGTACGACGGATACGTGA
- a CDS encoding sensor histidine kinase yields the protein MHLSHTLRTRRSGRSLYVACALLGSVVLVAIAVLDGLWGRRLLARETRRALEDDAAVIARGVATGVQYAGFDALAAPFELVLDDLRPEPARLPSLADFARLARRAWWNGDSVAPPVPTRVAVARLDAATGRFEFLPAGTSPAEDSAAAREVQDVLRRATAAGTDRAGPRRDDRAVQLWVRAGGSGPLFRGVAHAAHVPTSRAPIWYAALAYRPDFYRMLVPDVLATIPVLPATYAGPEWDVNRPFAVDSTLVAIRVVDRETNVPLYTRPARWPARYAVEGVVDNRRGDHGVRIEVRLAERLAAQLVTAAPERAHDALPWLLLAVAAGLALSSLWMLRIEHRVAQQQISFLAQLSHELRTPLTRLRLHADMLRLGRARSAEQRERVTGVIERATRDLTALVENVLTLTRAELPDWRINRTPQRLDALVADAVRDFEPQALARDACIEVTRLDPCGAECDATLVRQVVTNLLDNAVKYGPTGQRIRVSLEVLGTTAAIRVCDEGPGIAPADRERIWHLYTRLGDGQRRASGSGLGLGVVRAIVAQHGGTVATEDGADACGACLVVALPIVEVEGAAPAASEREPAPVPDASAS from the coding sequence GTGCACCTGTCACACACACTCCGCACGCGCCGCTCCGGGCGCTCGCTCTACGTGGCGTGTGCGCTGCTCGGCTCCGTGGTGCTCGTCGCGATCGCGGTGCTCGACGGCCTCTGGGGGCGGCGGCTGCTCGCGCGGGAGACGCGCCGCGCGCTCGAGGACGACGCGGCGGTGATCGCGCGCGGCGTCGCGACGGGCGTGCAGTACGCAGGGTTCGACGCGCTGGCCGCGCCGTTCGAGCTCGTGCTCGACGACCTGCGCCCCGAGCCGGCGCGCCTCCCGTCGCTCGCCGACTTCGCCCGGCTCGCGCGGCGGGCGTGGTGGAACGGCGACTCGGTCGCGCCGCCGGTGCCGACGCGCGTCGCCGTCGCACGCCTCGACGCCGCCACGGGGCGCTTCGAGTTCCTGCCCGCCGGCACGTCGCCGGCGGAGGACTCCGCCGCCGCGCGCGAGGTGCAGGACGTGCTGCGCCGCGCCACCGCGGCGGGGACCGATCGCGCGGGGCCGCGCCGCGACGACCGCGCCGTCCAGCTCTGGGTCCGCGCCGGGGGCAGCGGGCCGCTGTTTCGCGGGGTGGCTCACGCGGCGCACGTGCCGACGTCGCGCGCGCCGATCTGGTATGCCGCGCTCGCGTACCGGCCGGACTTCTACCGCATGCTCGTGCCCGACGTGCTGGCGACCATTCCCGTGCTGCCGGCCACGTACGCCGGGCCGGAGTGGGACGTGAACCGGCCGTTCGCCGTGGATTCGACGCTCGTCGCGATCCGCGTCGTCGATCGCGAGACGAACGTGCCGCTGTACACGCGACCGGCGCGCTGGCCGGCACGCTACGCCGTCGAGGGCGTGGTCGACAACCGACGCGGCGACCACGGTGTCCGCATCGAGGTGCGCCTGGCCGAGCGTCTCGCCGCGCAGCTCGTGACCGCCGCCCCGGAGCGCGCGCACGATGCGCTGCCATGGCTGCTGCTCGCGGTGGCTGCCGGGCTCGCGCTGAGCAGCCTGTGGATGCTGCGCATCGAGCACCGCGTCGCGCAACAGCAGATCTCCTTCCTCGCGCAGCTCTCGCACGAGCTGCGCACGCCGCTCACGCGTCTCCGTCTGCACGCGGACATGCTGCGCCTCGGCCGCGCGCGGAGCGCCGAGCAGCGCGAGCGCGTCACCGGCGTGATCGAGCGCGCGACGCGCGATCTCACGGCGCTCGTCGAGAACGTGCTCACGCTCACGCGCGCCGAGCTCCCCGACTGGCGGATCAACCGCACACCGCAGCGTCTCGACGCGCTGGTGGCCGACGCGGTCCGCGACTTCGAGCCGCAGGCGCTCGCGCGCGACGCGTGCATCGAGGTGACGCGTCTCGACCCGTGCGGCGCCGAGTGCGACGCGACGCTCGTGCGCCAGGTGGTCACGAACCTGCTCGACAACGCGGTGAAGTACGGGCCGACGGGGCAGCGGATCCGCGTCAGCCTCGAGGTGTTAGGCACCACCGCGGCGATCCGGGTGTGCGACGAGGGGCCGGGGATCGCGCCGGCGGACCGCGAGCGCATCTGGCACCTCTACACGCGCCTCGGCGACGGCCAGCGCCGGGCGAGCGGGAGCGGGCTGGGGCTCGGCGTGGTGCGCGCCATCGTCGCGCAGCATGGCGGCACGGTCGCGACGGAGGACGGCGCCGACGCATGTGGCGCGTGCCTCGTGGTGGCGCTGCCCATCGTCGAGGTGGAGGGCGCGGCACCGGCGGCGAGCGAGCGGGAGCCCGCCCCGGTGCCCGACGCTTCAGCGTCCTGA
- a CDS encoding PepSY-associated TM helix domain-containing protein, which yields MPRSRTRARVASLHRWLAVLLSPVVALIILSGAVLAFRPILHPVERIAPTSRHVDLARVTAMVARAEAAGPVDFVGLPDDARTIVLAGPRGLTAYDVATGRDAPIPRPQTTVDVFDVAMRVHKDMWFGAGAVVTLASLAMIFLVVAGPFLARFGHGAGPLGRHIRAGWILWPLVALLPLSLVMMKLHLPVVTPSSATRVPLSRTLADVARVADLTRLDGMQRLPGGAAFFIVEEPSGAVRYVYNDGSVRRLDTGVSTLGRALHEGTWAGRWSGMLNLLAAAAMLWMLTSGLLSFARRRTARRGGARVAAVDRVPDAA from the coding sequence ATGCCCCGCTCCCGCACCCGCGCTCGCGTCGCGAGCCTCCACCGCTGGCTCGCCGTGCTGCTGTCGCCCGTCGTCGCGCTCATCATCCTGTCGGGCGCGGTGCTCGCGTTCCGGCCGATCCTCCATCCGGTCGAGCGCATCGCCCCGACGTCGCGACACGTCGATCTCGCGAGGGTGACGGCGATGGTCGCGCGCGCCGAAGCCGCCGGCCCGGTGGACTTCGTGGGCCTGCCGGACGACGCACGCACGATCGTGCTCGCGGGGCCGCGCGGCCTAACGGCCTACGACGTGGCGACCGGCCGCGACGCGCCGATACCGCGGCCGCAGACGACGGTCGACGTGTTCGACGTGGCGATGCGCGTGCACAAGGACATGTGGTTCGGCGCCGGCGCGGTCGTCACGCTCGCCTCGCTCGCGATGATCTTCCTCGTCGTCGCCGGGCCGTTCCTCGCGCGCTTCGGGCACGGCGCCGGGCCGCTCGGGCGGCACATCCGCGCGGGGTGGATCCTGTGGCCGCTCGTCGCGCTGTTGCCGCTCTCGCTCGTGATGATGAAGCTGCACCTCCCGGTGGTCACGCCGTCGTCGGCGACGCGGGTACCGCTCTCGCGCACGCTCGCCGACGTGGCGCGTGTCGCCGATCTGACGCGGCTCGACGGGATGCAGCGTCTGCCCGGCGGTGCGGCGTTCTTCATCGTCGAGGAGCCGAGTGGCGCGGTGCGCTACGTCTACAACGACGGGAGCGTGCGCCGCCTGGACACGGGCGTGTCGACGTTAGGCCGCGCGCTGCACGAAGGGACGTGGGCCGGGCGCTGGTCGGGGATGCTGAACCTGCTCGCCGCCGCGGCCATGCTCTGGATGCTGACGTCGGGGCTCCTCTCGTTCGCCCGGCGGCGCACGGCGCGGCGCGGTGGTGCGCGCGTCGCGGCGGTCGACCGCGTGCCCGACGCTGCCTGA
- a CDS encoding antibiotic biosynthesis monooxygenase family protein, translated as MPKLRFPAPALALVALRSALAQPSPASRAIEPVTAPAPHRVVEMAYFHVPPQKVHLVADAQAHIRGAMQSYPGFLGNLSYQSVADSTVFLDYTLWTTYRQAEDAVSRAVADPEVAGVYFGLMDQVPFFGHAVALDDAPVCAIPTPAPGSVAMLRVVGLKPGEQAAFTGHSRAFHELLRGAGARYGETGQFVEYPEFYIDYVQFPSIDAARQALPAVRGHADLVTAYFRSANVTVLGGLFRPIGVVPPLAGCV; from the coding sequence ATGCCCAAGCTCCGATTTCCCGCTCCTGCCCTGGCGCTCGTCGCGCTCCGGTCCGCGCTCGCGCAGCCGTCGCCCGCGTCGCGAGCGATCGAGCCCGTCACGGCGCCCGCGCCGCACCGTGTCGTGGAGATGGCGTACTTCCACGTGCCGCCGCAGAAGGTGCATCTCGTCGCCGACGCGCAGGCGCACATCCGCGGGGCGATGCAGAGCTACCCCGGCTTCCTCGGCAACCTCTCCTACCAGAGCGTCGCCGATTCGACGGTGTTCCTCGACTACACGCTCTGGACCACGTACCGACAGGCCGAGGACGCGGTGTCGCGCGCCGTCGCCGATCCGGAGGTGGCGGGGGTCTATTTCGGCCTCATGGACCAGGTGCCGTTCTTCGGCCACGCGGTGGCGCTCGACGACGCGCCCGTCTGCGCGATCCCGACGCCGGCACCGGGCAGCGTCGCGATGCTGCGTGTGGTCGGGCTCAAGCCGGGGGAGCAGGCCGCGTTCACGGGGCACAGCCGGGCGTTCCACGAGCTGCTGCGCGGCGCCGGGGCGCGCTACGGCGAGACCGGCCAGTTCGTGGAATACCCGGAGTTCTACATCGACTACGTGCAGTTCCCCTCGATCGACGCGGCGCGCCAGGCGCTGCCCGCGGTGCGTGGGCACGCGGATCTGGTGACGGCGTATTTCCGCTCCGCCAACGTGACCGTGCTGGGCGGGCTGTTCCGGCCGATCGGCGTCGTTCCACCGCTCGCCGGCTGCGTCTGA